The segment TGTGGATGGGCAGTCTGTCATGGTGGAGCCAGGAACCACTGTGTTGCAGGTAACAGGCTAAATTCATGCATacataaacataacatttcTCATTTTCTGACATCTTTAGCCCTAATACTAGATTTAACACTGTGGCTCACTTTTGTCCCAGACATGTGAGAAGGTAGGAATTCAGATTCCTCGCTTCTGCTACCATGAGCGCCTGTCAGTTGCTGGAAACTGTCGCATGTGTCTTGTGGAGATAGAGAAAGTTCCTAAGGTATGTTTTAGggtatatgtgtgtattttatttttctattttggtAGCCAAGCCGGTCTTTCGGTATCTCTTTGCCATGTATGACAGACACAGGGTTGTGCgcctacttaaaaaaataatcagttatcGGTTTCATTCATCTTGTAGCCAGTGGCAGCTTGTGCGATGCCAGTCATGAAGGGCTGGAACATTTTAACCaactctgacaaaacaagaaaagccAGGTAGGACCAGGATGGATTTGttgttctctgacattatatatttgttttgtacagttaaaggttcagtgtgtaagttttggTGGCGTCAGGTGGTTAGGGTTGCGAATTTCAACCAGCAgttcacggtgcattcacacgctcctcggatggtcccattttcCGAGTCGTtttctgacttcagtgtgtgttcatgtgcttttacgtcggaatgtggaatcagtATGGActctactacaaagatgtgttggattaacataaattcactctacatggacagcaaactaactgtCATAaccattttacaaattacatgtttgcaaaatatgtaaatgtaatacgtgattttgcacaaatcacagttctgtatacttctttatgtcccatgtacactttatttctctttttgcaataaagatttaaggagcaAAAAAACCATTCTGACACCacttgaatgcaccatcagtcagcGCTCACCCCTCCTTTTCCAGGCGCACAGGATAAGAAACGATGGCCGACACGCTTTGTCGGCTCTTATGCTAAGAAATatgtgtgggcctccatttgttcaaatttaacttattttcttacttctaataaatcagtagactactactactaacattACTTATTGTTCTTCTTCgtatgtattcaatgtagtgacgaaacgcactCTAtagcgctgtttgtttgtttgggctactgtagaaacatggcggcgcaacaacgcaacgtccatgtaagaggacccgcggtgtatgtagatagaaatggctcattctaaggtaataaaagcaTAACAGTTCactatgtaaggtctttatacaccactgaaaacattgttatgtacattatattgcatttctcctcctaaatattacacactgaacctttaaaattcCTCAGTAATTATACCTGCTTGCATTTTTAACCCACATCTCTCCCAAACCAAAAAACAATGTTAACATTACCTTGTATCATAGTCAcctgaaattattttatttaaaactgttGTTTAATTTTACACAGAGAGGGTGTGATGGAGTTCCTACTGGCTAACCATCCATTAGATTGTCCAATCTGTGATCAGGGGGGAGAATGTGATCTACAGGTAAAGATAATCACCTCCCGTTTTCACTTGAGTGTGTgtagaatttaatttaatgtgagATTGACTTATAAGAATGAATACCATGTTGTTTAAAGGATCAGTCCATGCAGTTTGGCAGTGACAGGAGCCGCTTCACAGAGGGCAAAAGAGCTGTGGAAGACAAGAACATTGGCCCGCTCATCAAAACCATTATGACTCGCTGTATCCAGTGCACTCGCTGTGTGCGGTGAGTTACACTTTGATATCTAGAATGAGTTGTGTAAATTTAGAATATGAAAATAAGTACTTTTCTTTGCTCCTACAGCTTTGCCAGTGAGATTGCAGGTGTGGAGGACTTGGGTACCACTGGCAGAGGCAATGATCTGCAGATTGGAACCTATGTGGAGAAGATGTTCATGTCGGAGTTATCTGGCAATGTTATTGATATATGCCCAGTGGGGGCCCTGACCTCTAAACCATATGCATTCACTGCTCGCCCTTGGGAGACCAGGTTCTTGCTTTGTGCTCTACATTTTGATTAACTTTTTTGGGCGAAAGGTTAGTTTTTACACATGTgtactctctttttttttttctgcaggaaGACAGAATCCATTGATGTTCTGGATGCGGTGGGTAGTAACATTGTGGTGACCACTCGTGGGGGTGAGGTGATGAGAATCCTGCCTCGTCTTAATGAGGATATTAATGAGGAGTGGATCTCAGACAAAACCAGGTTATTCTCTTATCACACAAAGTTTACTTCAGACAGATTTGCGTATGATGTCATCACCATTGCTGACCTGAACTTCTCCTTGCTCCCATCCCGACAGGTTTGCGTATGATGGACTCAAGCGACAGAGGCTTACTCAGCCCATGGTGAAAAATGAGTCTGGGCAGTTGGTTCCCACATCTTGGGAAGATGTGCTGACTCGAGCTGCTGGAGCAGTATGTAATTTATGATGAGATAACCATCTGTAACAGTGTATGTAGTACGCTGTCCTATGCCCTGTCCATAGCATCTGTATTATTTGACAGTTGCAAGGAGTTGAAGGAAACGATGTTGCTGCCGTCGTCGGAGGCTTGGTGGATGCAGAGGCTCTCATTTCCTTGAAAGACATGCTGAATCGTTTGAATAGTGACAACCTGTGCACTGAGGAGGTGTTCCCAATGGCTGGAGCTGGGTAAGACCATAGAAAGAGTAAAACTGATGATGGGAAACAGCCAGTCGAACTAGTGCTGATTCTGTCTTTACCTTGGCTTCTTCAGATGTGATCTGCGTTCAAACTATCTTCTAAACACTGGAATCGCTGGAATTGAAGAAGCTGACCTTCTGCTTCTGGTCGGCACAAACCCACGTTATGAGGCTCCTCTGTTCAATGCACGAATCAGAAAAAGGTCAGTTAAATGCTGGAAATACAGTATCTCTGGTTGTTGAACAACGTTGAACTTGGAAATCTCggttatgttaaaaaaaaattctttattATGATTTTGTTGTCTCTCATTCAGCTGGCTTCACAATGAGTTGCAAGTGGCTCTTTTAGGAAAGGAGGTGGACCTAAGTTACACATACGAACATCTTGGGGAGTCTGCCGACGTTCTTCAGAAAATCGCGTCAGGAACTCACCCATTCTCCCAGGTAACACTCGGAGCACTCTCAGTAATAGAGGGAACGTTATCAGTCAACTTGAATGTCTCTTCCTCAGTTTGTATCTTTTATCGCCTCTTGCAGCTCTTGGCTAAAGCGAAGCATCCTGTT is part of the Micropterus dolomieu isolate WLL.071019.BEF.003 ecotype Adirondacks linkage group LG07, ASM2129224v1, whole genome shotgun sequence genome and harbors:
- the LOC123974137 gene encoding NADH-ubiquinone oxidoreductase 75 kDa subunit, mitochondrial-like isoform X1 — encoded protein: MSPLNCMLRLHVVSRSLFPAAISKGGAVATNNARTAATATAAANNLLEVFVDGQSVMVEPGTTVLQTCEKVGIQIPRFCYHERLSVAGNCRMCLVEIEKVPKPVAACAMPVMKGWNILTNSDKTRKAREGVMEFLLANHPLDCPICDQGGECDLQDQSMQFGSDRSRFTEGKRAVEDKNIGPLIKTIMTRCIQCTRCVRFASEIAGVEDLGTTGRGNDLQIGTYVEKMFMSELSGNVIDICPVGALTSKPYAFTARPWETRKTESIDVLDAVGSNIVVTTRGGEVMRILPRLNEDINEEWISDKTRFAYDGLKRQRLTQPMVKNESGQLVPTSWEDVLTRAAGALQGVEGNDVAAVVGGLVDAEALISLKDMLNRLNSDNLCTEEVFPMAGAGCDLRSNYLLNTGIAGIEEADLLLLVGTNPRYEAPLFNARIRKSWLHNELQVALLGKEVDLSYTYEHLGESADVLQKIASGTHPFSQLLAKAKHPVVVVGSGCLQREDGAAIMAAVSTIAQNARVSSGVEETWKVLNVLHRVASQVAALDLGYKPGVEAIRKNPPKVLFLLGADAGCITRQDLPKDSFIIYQGHHGDVGAPMADIILPGAAYTEKCSTYVNTEGRAQQTKVAVTAPGMAREDWKIIRAISELAGVTLPYDTLDEVRDRLAEVSPNLVRYDDVEEANYFKQANELSKAVNQAVLTEPLVPAQLTVKDFYMTDPISRASQTMAKCVKAVTEGAQAVDEPAIC
- the LOC123974137 gene encoding NADH-ubiquinone oxidoreductase 75 kDa subunit, mitochondrial-like isoform X2 yields the protein MLRLHVVSRSLFPAAISKGGAVATNNARTAATATAAANNLLEVFVDGQSVMVEPGTTVLQTCEKVGIQIPRFCYHERLSVAGNCRMCLVEIEKVPKPVAACAMPVMKGWNILTNSDKTRKAREGVMEFLLANHPLDCPICDQGGECDLQDQSMQFGSDRSRFTEGKRAVEDKNIGPLIKTIMTRCIQCTRCVRFASEIAGVEDLGTTGRGNDLQIGTYVEKMFMSELSGNVIDICPVGALTSKPYAFTARPWETRKTESIDVLDAVGSNIVVTTRGGEVMRILPRLNEDINEEWISDKTRFAYDGLKRQRLTQPMVKNESGQLVPTSWEDVLTRAAGALQGVEGNDVAAVVGGLVDAEALISLKDMLNRLNSDNLCTEEVFPMAGAGCDLRSNYLLNTGIAGIEEADLLLLVGTNPRYEAPLFNARIRKSWLHNELQVALLGKEVDLSYTYEHLGESADVLQKIASGTHPFSQLLAKAKHPVVVVGSGCLQREDGAAIMAAVSTIAQNARVSSGVEETWKVLNVLHRVASQVAALDLGYKPGVEAIRKNPPKVLFLLGADAGCITRQDLPKDSFIIYQGHHGDVGAPMADIILPGAAYTEKCSTYVNTEGRAQQTKVAVTAPGMAREDWKIIRAISELAGVTLPYDTLDEVRDRLAEVSPNLVRYDDVEEANYFKQANELSKAVNQAVLTEPLVPAQLTVKDFYMTDPISRASQTMAKCVKAVTEGAQAVDEPAIC